The Leucothrix mucor DSM 2157 DNA window GAGTGCGCTGTCTGTGGTTTTCAAAACAGTGATTTCATCGCCTTGTGGTTCTAAAGCAGGCACGATCTGGCTATCGGCTCGGTCTTTGGGGAGTAGCAGGTAATTAAATCCCGGCTTTTTCTGGCTTAAGGAGCGATCCCTGCCATCGTCTTTTAAGCAGGCGATTCGCGCAAAAATAACTTCAATCCCAGCCTTACGGGATGCCTCAATCAACTCAGCCGTTTTGGGGATCACTTGCTGATTCATTCGTTGAAAGAACGGCTGCCAGCGCTGGCGCTCAGTCTCATCATCCGGCTCTTCCAGATAGGTATTCTGGATATCAATCACTAATAACGCGGTTTGCTCAGCAGGCAAACTGATGTCTTCCGGCTCTGGGGCATTTTCATAATAGAAAGAACGGTAAGCGGTTTTCCAGTTACTCATTTGATTTATCTCCAACTATTAGGGACATAACTGCCCAAATTTGCTTTCAACAACCTTACGGAAGGTTCGGCTAACGGGGACTTCTTTATCGCTGGCTAGCTTTAGTTTCATGCTTTGCCCTTCAACAATGACGCCTTTCACAGCCTCATGTGCAATCCAATGCGAGCGATGAACCTGCATGCCGAGTGCTGATGGCATCTGTTTTACAGCATCGGAGAAGCGGTGCAGTACCAAGCGAGACTCGGTGCTTGTGGTCACCAGTATGTAATGCTCCTGAGCTTCAATACAGCAGACACTGCCATCCAGCGGAGGCTCTAGCGAGTCGAGAAATCGTAATCTTACACTTCCATCATTCGAAGGTGTAAGTTCGGGTTCACGGTCTGGCTCTGGCGGCTGGCCAATTTGCAAAAGTACACGTGGTATCAGCAGCAAGCATCCAAGCACAATGTGATTATCAAGCTGATAGAAAAGCTCAAGCGCAAATGCGCTACTTCTGGAGGCTGGCTGTGTCGTATCATCATTTAAGCCCATCTCTGGTAATCCCACGATGATATCTAAGGCGGTAATGGCCAGCGTGAAGGGGATTAAGCTCAGCAGAATAGCCACGGCATAACTGGCCCATATGGGGAGTAGGTGGCTCAAAAACTTCTCAACGGCAAACAGTGCAGTCACAAAGAAGGCCGCTTCAATCAGCACTCTGAAGACCCAATAGAGGTAAGTACCCAGAACACCAAACAGTGCATATTGCGTGTTTTGATTGGCGGCTAGAGTCAAGCCAACCAACAGGGCTATTGCTACGATCCAAAACGCTTCAAACCGTAAAGAATTAAGCTTCAAAATTAGTGTCACTCATGTATTCATTCATGCTTCTTGAATGGATTTTTAGTTTTATGCTATTGAAAAATAATATAAATAGAGTCAATGAGTGTATATGAAAATGGCCACCAATGGCACTGGCGAAATAAGCGAAATGTAGCCGTAAAATATCGATAATTTGTGTCTATTATAGACCTCACAAACATAAGCACGTTTTCGCAAACCCACACAATCGAGGTGTTCCATGAAATTATCTATCCTACTCGCGTTAAGTCTGACGGCAGTCTCTGCAGCCCAGTATGCCCATGCAGCAGAAGAAGACACATCCATGAGTTTTTTTGTGACCAGCGTTGGCTCTGGTAAAGGTGGCGATTTAGGCGGCCTTGAAGGCGCAGACAAACACTGCACAACTCTGGCTGAAGCCGCTGGCGTTAAAGGAAAAATCTGGCACGCATATTTAAGTACGCAAGAAGAAGGCAAGCGCGGCGTTTCTGCCCGTGATCGTATTGGTGAAGGCCCATGGCACAATGCTAAAGGTGAATTGATTGCTAGCAATTTAGATCAGCTGCACATCATGCCTAATATCGTAAAGACTACAGCACTGGATGAGAACGGTGAGCTGGTTAATGGTCGTGGCGATGCACCAAACCGTCATGACTTGTTAACGGGTACGATGGAAGACGGAACAGCCTACTTTCCAAGCGTGACTGAAGATCGTACTTGCAGCAACTGGACAAGTTCAGATGAAGGCAGTGCGACGCTGGGTCATCATGACAGACATGGTGGTGGCAACACTTCGTGGAATTCAGCGCACGGCTCACAAGGTTGCTCAATGGATGCGCTAGCTAAAACTGGCGGTACAGGCTTGTTTATGTGCTTCGCTTCTAAATAAGTAATAGCGTCTGATGCGTGCTTTTGTGTAAAAACAGAAGCACGCATTTACGGCTTAGCCTTAGCCATTACCTTCAAAAATACTTCAGATGTTAGCCAAGCTTGCAGCCAGTGCTGTAGCTTCGGATAATCAGCCCCATCAAACCAAGCTTTATCAACATGCGCAAACTGACGCACAAATGGCATAGTGGCAATATCGCTTAGCGTGATTGTCGGGCCAGATAAATAGGTTTGCTCTGCAAGCCTATCTTCCAATTTGTGTAAAAACACCTCTCCCTGCTGCCGATAATATTCAAGGCTTTGCTCAGGATGATGCGTTGCGTATTTATAACGATCCAACCAATGCTTAAAGTCGCCATCATTTTCAGCGATTAATGCCAGCGTATCGGCTAATTCATTCTCCGGCGGCAGGAGTTGCTGCGGGTCATTTTGGCGCAGTGCCCAGAGCATAATATCAAGGCTTTCTTCCAATACGGTTCCATCTGCTAGCTGCAATACTGGCACCGTTGCTTTAGGACTAATGGCTAGCATTTCCGCAGGCTTATTACTTAAAGCCACTTCATGAATCTCTACTGCTTGTGCTGCATAGTGCAGCGCTAAGCGGGCGCGAATGGCATAAGGGCAGCGGCGAAAAGAGTAGAGTATTGGAAGCATGGTTTACCTGTTAAGCAGTATCGAAGCCCGGTGCGTATCATCCGGGCTCGCTAGTTTAGGGCAAAAGCGTAGTACTGGAAAGCTTGCCCGAAATACTCATCTACGACCTTATTTTGCTCCGACACGAGTCATACCCAACTTCTCACGAAAATAATCCTCAATCATTTCTGCCACATCCTCACCTTCAATGTGTTTAGCCAAGTTCAGTTTTTCTCCGGTATGCAAGCTGGCAAATACCGAGAAATACACCGTATGTTGATTACCAGATTGTGAGCGCATGGTTTCTTTCTTTTGGATGGTCGCAATGTCGGTAAAGGGAATTTGCTGGTTTTTGCTGAAGATGCCCAGTAGTCCCGTCGAGACGTTTAGCATTCTGTTTTTCAACACGACAGTAAGTGAGGAGAGTAGCCCTTTTAGACTAAAGATAAGCATAAGGCTACCAGCAATACACATCATCCAGAACACAAAGGCGGGCATTTCATCACGGAAGGTACTAACGATTCCGAGCATAAATCCACCCGAAATAGCCACAATAAGCTTGAGCGCCGGTTTGTAAAACATCGGGTAATGAACGCGTATTTCATTCCCTTGTTCCTGAAGTGGCAGGGAGTTGTTTAGGTTGACTTGGTTTCGATTGTCTACCCACTGTTTTGGCGCTTTGTATTTGACGGTTGATTGCTGACTGGTTCGATACACCGGTATTTCAAACGTCCGTTTGAGTTTGATGTCTGGTGACTCCACCTCAGCGCGCCACTCGTGCCAGCTATCATGCTTATCAATATCGGACTCCGGCAGGCCTTCTGGTACATCGAGGCAAAACTCAAGGCCATTGCTAATGCCGTGCGCGAAGTGCTTAGCCAGCGTATTGCCTTCCCAAATCAGATGCTCGTTTATCCGTCGGTTTTTACCCGAGCCAGAATACGATTTTCTAAGACACGAGACCTTCACGGTGTAACTGGCCAGCGCGGAGGTATTATTAGGCAGTGCTATTTTGCCTCCAATCTGCCCACCGATAGAGCCGGGAAATGGGGTCAGGCTTAATGGTGTTCTTCCAAACTGCCTGTGCTGTCTGATTGCTTTAATCATCAGGTAGATGAGGAATAAACCAGCCGCCGGAAAGAGGGCGAGTAGTGGCAGGATAATTGCAGGAAAGTCATCAATAATCTCCGAGCCATTCGCTAGCAGCACCGGCCACGTGATCAGGTTCCAGATTAAGCTGAAAATAGTAATGCCAATCATTTCAAGTTTGGCGTTGGAGGTGATTTTATTATCGGCCCATTTAGGATTGGATAGCCAAGGTTTATCGGCCGTTTCTGGCGAGATAATACGAGTACTCCCTCTAAGGCCGAGATACATAATCCCGCCACCGACTAAACCGAAGGTGACTACAAAGATAGAGGCAAAGCCCAACATTCCCCAGCGTAGGTTGCGATCAATAATGGCTTCCTGAGGATTATCGGGGTTGTAAAGTACAGTGATGATTTTATCCGAGTGTCGAAGCCTGCTCGCCATATCTTGATGGTAGCTACCCACATTATCGCTGCCGGGATGCACCGATACCCGATCACCTTCATAGACGCGGCCATTCACCTCATAGATGTAATCTGCAGTCGCTTTATAGGTCGTGCTATCACCCGTGGTATGAATGAGTTTTGAGGAAAGCAGTTTGGCGTCGACCGGCACCCATGATTGCATACGCACGGCATCGTAAAACGGGCTGCCGAGCATCATCACCAACATAAATAAGGCCGGTAGCGCAAAGCACGCGCCGAATATAGCCAGGAACCAACTGCGTTTTGTTTCTTTGTGGGCGTTCTTCATGAAAGTTCCTGTTTTTATTGTTGTTAATCAGGATTGTAATCAAGAAGTGAGGCGCTATCGAAAACGTGCGACTAATGGAGTAAAGTTTGCGGCTTACTTGGCCGCCGTGCGGACCGTGGATAGCAAAATACTGGTCTCGGATGACACAATCCCGCTGATATCCCGAATGCGCCCCAGCACCTCATCAAACTCGGCTAATGAACCGGCTTGTAACTCGATCACCATATCCCAGTGGCCATTGGTGGAGTGAATCGCGGTTACGCAGGGCTCTTGCAGCAATTTAGCACGTACTTTTTTCAGCGACTGACCTTCCAGCTCAATACTGGTATGCGCCCGCACCAGTGACAGCCCTTGGTCTGCAGCGGTTGAGATGAGGGTGGTGTAGCCGGTAATCACGCCTTTCTTTTCCAGCTTGTCGATGCGGTTTTGTACCGTGGCGCGAGAAACGCCAATGGTCGTGGCCAAGCGTGCCACCGGCTCACGTGCATTGCTGCGTAACAAACCAATTAATTGTCGATCAATATTATCAAGGCTATACATATCGCTAACTGAACTTATCAGAAAGTAATAATCATAAGCAATTTACCAGAGTTTATGCACTAATCTTTAGCTACGCGCGCTGAAATAATGGGTCACTTCGTTAATCAGCGCAATCAAGGCGGCCAAGCATGAGCAATACCCAGCAATATCCTTTGTTATCTACCCAGTCACCAGCGTCGGTGGTAATGATCAGACCACACCATTTTCATCCCAACCCTGAAACGGCTGATGACAATGTGTTTCAGCAAGTTGAAGTGGTCGGCAGTCGCCAGGAAACCTCGGCAAAGGCCTATCAGGAAGTGACTGAGGCGGCGGACACCTTGCGAGCTAATGGTGTAACTGTTCACTTGTTCGAGGATGAATCGCAGCGCACGCCGGACTCGGTATTTCCAAATAACTGGTTCTCCACACATGCCGGTGGCCATGTGGCGGTGTATCCCATGTATTCGCGTAATCGCCGACTTGAGCGCCGTAGCGATGTACTGGATATGTTGAAAACTGAGTATCGGGTGCAGGATACAATTGATTACTCTGGGCTGGAGCCAGACGGTTTATTTCTGGAAGGTACTGGTTCCATGGTATTGGACCATATTGATCGGGTTGCGTACACCGCACGCTCCAACCGCGCCAATGCCATTGCACTGGAACGCTTCTGTACTCACTTTAATTTTGAACCAATGGCCTTTGATTCGGCGGATGAAAATGG harbors:
- a CDS encoding cysteine hydrolase family protein, encoding MSNWKTAYRSFYYENAPEPEDISLPAEQTALLVIDIQNTYLEEPDDETERQRWQPFFQRMNQQVIPKTAELIEASRKAGIEVIFARIACLKDDGRDRSLSQKKPGFNYLLLPKDRADSQIVPALEPQGDEITVLKTTDSALTGTNLRLILQNMGIKSVVVAGIFTDQCVSSTVRSLADESFEVVVVEDCCAAATDELHEQELRIINMIYCHVLQSEDVFEIMQSSRSD
- a CDS encoding LytTR family DNA-binding domain-containing protein gives rise to the protein MKLNSLRFEAFWIVAIALLVGLTLAANQNTQYALFGVLGTYLYWVFRVLIEAAFFVTALFAVEKFLSHLLPIWASYAVAILLSLIPFTLAITALDIIVGLPEMGLNDDTTQPASRSSAFALELFYQLDNHIVLGCLLLIPRVLLQIGQPPEPDREPELTPSNDGSVRLRFLDSLEPPLDGSVCCIEAQEHYILVTTSTESRLVLHRFSDAVKQMPSALGMQVHRSHWIAHEAVKGVIVEGQSMKLKLASDKEVPVSRTFRKVVESKFGQLCP
- a CDS encoding glutathione S-transferase; translation: MLPILYSFRRCPYAIRARLALHYAAQAVEIHEVALSNKPAEMLAISPKATVPVLQLADGTVLEESLDIMLWALRQNDPQQLLPPENELADTLALIAENDGDFKHWLDRYKYATHHPEQSLEYYRQQGEVFLHKLEDRLAEQTYLSGPTITLSDIATMPFVRQFAHVDKAWFDGADYPKLQHWLQAWLTSEVFLKVMAKAKP
- a CDS encoding DUF3592 domain-containing protein, which codes for MKNAHKETKRSWFLAIFGACFALPALFMLVMMLGSPFYDAVRMQSWVPVDAKLLSSKLIHTTGDSTTYKATADYIYEVNGRVYEGDRVSVHPGSDNVGSYHQDMASRLRHSDKIITVLYNPDNPQEAIIDRNLRWGMLGFASIFVVTFGLVGGGIMYLGLRGSTRIISPETADKPWLSNPKWADNKITSNAKLEMIGITIFSLIWNLITWPVLLANGSEIIDDFPAIILPLLALFPAAGLFLIYLMIKAIRQHRQFGRTPLSLTPFPGSIGGQIGGKIALPNNTSALASYTVKVSCLRKSYSGSGKNRRINEHLIWEGNTLAKHFAHGISNGLEFCLDVPEGLPESDIDKHDSWHEWRAEVESPDIKLKRTFEIPVYRTSQQSTVKYKAPKQWVDNRNQVNLNNSLPLQEQGNEIRVHYPMFYKPALKLIVAISGGFMLGIVSTFRDEMPAFVFWMMCIAGSLMLIFSLKGLLSSLTVVLKNRMLNVSTGLLGIFSKNQQIPFTDIATIQKKETMRSQSGNQHTVYFSVFASLHTGEKLNLAKHIEGEDVAEMIEDYFREKLGMTRVGAK
- a CDS encoding Lrp/AsnC family transcriptional regulator; translation: MYSLDNIDRQLIGLLRSNAREPVARLATTIGVSRATVQNRIDKLEKKGVITGYTTLISTAADQGLSLVRAHTSIELEGQSLKKVRAKLLQEPCVTAIHSTNGHWDMVIELQAGSLAEFDEVLGRIRDISGIVSSETSILLSTVRTAAK
- the ctlX gene encoding citrulline utilization hydrolase CtlX, coding for MSNTQQYPLLSTQSPASVVMIRPHHFHPNPETADDNVFQQVEVVGSRQETSAKAYQEVTEAADTLRANGVTVHLFEDESQRTPDSVFPNNWFSTHAGGHVAVYPMYSRNRRLERRSDVLDMLKTEYRVQDTIDYSGLEPDGLFLEGTGSMVLDHIDRVAYTARSNRANAIALERFCTHFNFEPMAFDSADENGVPIYHTNVLMSIAERYVLIGSELISEPQRRAEVLQRFEATGREIIELSNDQVRSFAANALELATPDGKVLAMSATAYEAISPAQRKQIEQYAKIVALSVPTIEQAGGSVRCMLAGIHLTRR